From the genome of Loxodonta africana isolate mLoxAfr1 chromosome 19, mLoxAfr1.hap2, whole genome shotgun sequence:
TAGTTCCAAATGCTCTGAGTGTTAAGAAGGAGGAAGGACAGGGTAGATGTGAATGCAGAGACCAGGATGTTTCCCCCAGTCTTTATGGATGGGAGAAGGCAGAAGTGATGTTTAAGATGAGCAAATGTAAGGTGGGACAAGAGTACAGTGAGGGTTGGGGGGGatggagggaacagcatgtgcaaaggctcaGAGGTAGCATTGGTCAAAGAGAGTGATACCAGGGGCCTCACTAGGCAGTAGCAGTGTGAGGAAAAGAAATGGACTGATTAGAATGGCATTAAGGAGGTAGAATTTATAGAGCTAGTGACCAATTGCTTTTAGGGGAAGGAAGGAACAAGAATGGCAGCCAGGAGCAGAAATGTCTAGAATTTCTACCTTTCCCAACAGGTTTTGTATCAATCACCTCACCTTCTCACTGCAGCAGCCTGCCCTGAGCCTCCGGTAAAGAGATGGTGAAGGTGACTTTCCAGAGGTCATATGGGGAGTTAGTGCAGAACTCCTTCAGGTTACTCTATGATGCTGGCCCACAACCTGGGCCTGTCTTTTCTCCCTGACCCTTATCACAGTTGAGGGTGCTACATTTATCCAGCATCATCGattaagtctaaaaaaaaaaaaaaattttttttttttccattgctaGCCCATGTgtgccatgagggcagggacGGTTATTGGTTTTGCTTAGAAGGTTCTCAAGATGCATTTACAGAGCGAATGTAGGAAAGAAACCAACAATCATATCATCACTTCTTCTTTGAAGGCATTGTTTCCAGTCTGGACTCTGACACTTAACTAGCTGTGAGGCTTGGAGTAAGTCACTGcattccatttatttcttttactcATCTGTGACTTTAAAGTACATATCTTTGGCTTAGACAGCCTTCTTCTAGTATATTTTCCTAAAATCATCTGCCAGATGTGTAAAAATATGTGTACAAGGACGTTCATTTCAGAGATATTTataaaaggaaaaccaaaccaaaccacctAAATGTCCAACACTAAAAGTTTGTTGAATAAACTATGGCACGGCTATAGAATAGCCGTTAAAATGATGAAGATTTATATTGGACATGGATGTTCTACAATGGTAGAGTAAAATGTCATTTTtgtgtgaaaaaaacaaaatcacctATACCCATTGCTTTTTAAACAGGAAATATATACTCCAAATTGTCACCTATGTTTATATTCAGGTAGTGGAATAGAagtcttacttttttttcctctgaattttCTACAATGAACTTGTATTATTTcctaataagaaatgaaaacaacaatTATTTTAGTCCCTAGGAGGTAGTTTTAAATGTCAAAGACTGTCCTAGGGCCAAATCAGATCAAGACCATTAGAAAGTACCTATTATATTTAGTCTTTGGTATACtcgatgttctttgccaacaccgtaattcaaatgcatgaattcttcttcagtcttccttattcactgtcccgggactgccagaagaatgaacgaatcttggaagaagtacagccagaatgttccttagaagcaaggatggttcgtcttatatactttggacatattaccaggagggaccaatccaaagagaagaacatcaggcttggtaaagtagagggtcaatgaaagaaagaagacccgcaatgagatggattgacacagtggctgcaacaatgggctgaaacatagcaaggcacaggacggggcaacgTTTCCttttgctatgtttttttttttttttttttagtcgaaCGGActagttggcacctaacaaccttaTATTTAGCAAAAAGAAAGCGGTTGGTGGCTACAGGGAAAGCAGTTTTGGTGGATGCGGAGCTACttgtcaataaaataggaattatggtttaaaaaataatttttcaggaATCTTGTGATGATCATGTGGGAAGGAGGATGAGATATATgtgcaaatatatgtatatgtatgtacatatatgtataaaaatgtatacgtatacatatatgtataaaaaaaaacaaaaacatttatacagagaaagaagaaaacgcTCAAGAGTGAGGAAAATGCTGCAAAGCCTGGTCAGGCGCTCACTCAAAACAAGTGAGCATGCGCGAAAGTACATGGCGCCTGTTACAAGACgtacaggagaaaaagcaaggcGTTTCATTTCTGAATTTTGAATATAGAGCAAGGAAACAtgcaaaaaagttaaaaaaaaaaaaaaaaagtcaaagttaGTTCAATTGCATTTCTTGAAACAACGGCCTTGCAAGCCCAGCAATAGTCCCAGGGGCCTCGGCGTCCGCGGTAGTACATTTTTTTGGCGCAAAAGCAAGGCAAACCCAACTGCTGCATTGAGCCGGTGGCGCGAGACGCCCTGCGCTACCCGTCGGACCAATCAGAGATCAGACTGCGCCGCAGGGGCGGGGGCGTGGCGAGGCGCGCCGGCGCGTGCGCTCTCGTTGTCGCTGCGCGGCTTCTGGTCGGTGCTGCTGGCCTGTGGTGCGCTTCGCCTGCCGCTGCGTTGCTGACTGCCCGCCGCGCTCGGCCCCGCGATGCCGGTAGATCTCAGCAAGTGGTCCGGGTCCCTGAGCCTGCAGGAAGTGGATGAGCGGCCGCAGCAGCCGCTGCAGGTCAAATACGGCGGGGCGGAGATCGACGAGCTGGGCAAAGTGCTGACGCCCACCCAGGTATCCGGGGCGGCGGGAGGCCCGGGCGCCCTGCGCTCCGTCACGGCGGCAGGGGTGCAGCTGCTCTCGGCTTGCCGCCGTGTGCGGGCCGGCGGGGGCTGGGGACGGGGTTGCTGCCTGCGTGCGCTGCAGGCTTGGGGACAGGCCCGAGTCCCCGGGACCCGGCACGTGGCGCACGCGGCTGGCCGGCTGGAGAAACTGATCTGCTTCGCCAGGACTTAAAGGCACCGAGAGGGCCCGAAAGAAGCCCTGACTACGGGCGCAGGGACGGGGAGGGGGCCGTGGGGACTCGGGAGTGGGGGCCTCCATTTGGGGAGCAGAAGCGTCGCTGGAGAACACATGACGCGTTATGTAACAGCGATCCGCAGTGCCTAGCgttttctcctttgttttagCGGTCGTGGGCTGAATCTACCCAAAGTGAGTAAGGACGTTCTGCAGCTGGCGGGCGGTTCTGCAGCTGGCAGGTTCCAGGGCAACGGCCGGCCTTGTTCTACCGTTTGGCCCTCCTGGAGCCGGTGGCAGAGCCATGACCGGGTCCTGCCTGCAGAAAGTAGAGAAACTAGGTTTTCCGACGCCATTGCTAGTTGCTGGTTATGAAGCTTCAGGCCACAGCGTGAATAAACTGTTCTGACctcagggttttatttttttaatgtttaaacaaAGTGACCATCTTGGAGCTGACCCAGCCTCCCTTTTCTCATATTAACTGCCTCACCACCTtccctattttctttttctctgcacTGTAAATGCCCAGTTAATTGAGATTTCCTTTTAGCAGGCTCCAGGTAACCTGTCCACTTAGTCTTCCCAGTACTTTTCCGCTGAGGGTGAGCGTTGAGTTTGGAGACTCAGTCAAGGCCAGCGTTGGACTCGTGGCCCCACCTCCTTCTGTTACTAAAGTACTGGGACATCACCCCCGCGGTGTTGTTGGCGTTAAATACTGTATTTACAActtcagctcctggctgttcagTAGACTCAATACGAAGTTAACGTTTATTAGTAATTGACTTTGTTTTACCTTTAAGGAAGGCCAGATCTAAGAAAGAACATTGGTTTCTTCAGCAATTCTGAATTAACTCCGAACTGGTTCCTCACTACAGGTTAAGAACCGCCCCACCAGCATTGCATGGGATGGCCTGGATTCAGGTAAACTCTACACCTTGGTTCTGACAGACCCAGATGCCCCCAGCAGGAAGGACCCCAAGTACAGGTAAGTTGGGGGTAGGTGAGGAACAATGAATGGGCCATGCAAATATGATCTGCATTTTTCAGACTGTGTAAGTTTACGGCTGGGTAGCTCTACTAGGAAAAGTGGACCTGGTTTGGGATGTTCACACCCATGCTTAAATCAGCCTGTATTTCGTCCCCTTCCCTCCCTAGAGCAGAGGTCTGTAAACGACAACTGAGAGCCAAGTCCACCCACAGCCTGTTTTTCTCTGGCCTTGTCAGCTAAGAATGGTTTCTGTGTTTTTTAAATAgttggaaaaaaatgtgaaagaagAATAATACTTTGTGACATAAACCTTATCTGAAATTCCACTTTCAGtgtctataaataaagttttgttggaaaacagtgtgattatttatttatgttttgtttATGGCTGTTTTCAGCCGCAATGCAGAGTTGAGTAGCTGCCACAGAGACAGTATGACTTGCAAAAACCTAAAATCTTTGCTCTCTGTCCCTCACAAAAAGTTTGCTAAGGTATGCAGTCTACGGGAGGGTGGGGCTGGGTCCTCTCTCCTGCATACAGATGAAGCTCGCACTGGCCAGTGTCTGTCTGGTTACGGCTGCAGCCTGGCCTGGAATGTGATGTGCTCAGTACGCATTTGCTGGTGCAGTGAACCTGTGATTTCCTGTGGCGTTGATGACCCTGTGTTCCTCCGCATAGGGAATGGCACCACTTTCTGGTGGTCAACATGAAAGGCAACGACATCAGCAGTGGCACAGTCCTCTCCGATTACGTGGGCTCTGGGCCTCCCAAGGGCACAGGTCAGTTAAGGCTGCTTTTGCGGGGAGGTGAAGGGGGACCTGGGTTAACACATTTTAGTCTGCTTTTTGAACTGGTACTCTTTTTATTTATGAGCGCCCTTAACCCCATGTGAGATTTAAGGCAGCTTATTTCAGCTTCAGAGTGGTTGGCTCCCAGAGTCCATTCAGACCTGCAGGAGTGTCCAGTAGTTAGAATCCTGGGTTCTGGCGTCAGATGGACCCTCTGTGTAGAATTACCTCTCAGCCACTTGGCCTTTAGGAAGCAAGAAAATTTGATGAGAAGATTCCAACATGGTGCTGTTGTAGAAAGCTCGGAGTGGTTTTCCAGTGGATTGAATACAGTTAAACCATCTCAATTCTATACGCAGCCTCTGCCCTGTGTGATCTTTGAGTTTCTAATTCTTGTCAAAGGTCGCAGAAATGTCACAGCTtccaattattaaaaacaaattggctttcttatctttttatggctcctcttttctttctctcacaaaTCTAATTAGTGACCTTGAAAAAATTTTGAGAACTTCTGAAGGCACACACGTACATATTGTATTGCATTGTATTACACATGTTATATGAGAAACaaatgagagagggagagaacacAGCTTTGAAACTCTCCAAGTTGAGTAAGGGCTCCCTAAGCTGCtaataaatattaataacaaTAAGCTGATGCATTATTGTTACCTCTGGTGCATTACAGCAGCTTTCCATTTTCTGGAACAAAGAAATAGTTATGGGTGGGGCATGGCAGAGTACTAGCTTTCGTACATATTGTCCAGCCATGAGTTAGTGTGAAGGGGTACAGGGAGATCCCTGATAAGAGCAATTGGTCATGGACTCAACGTTTTATCTGTAGACCCAGAAGCTTCCGATGGCTTCTTGTCCTCTGATGCATCATAACAGGAAGTTAAAGGGACATGTTTCCCAGGGATCTATTAAGCTCTCTAGGGCAGTTTTAAAATTAGGCAGGTTAATTATGGGAAGTATTCTCATGAGAATAAAGCAATTCTCTGCAGTAGGAACTGTGttctcatatttttaaaaaagcctcaGAAATTGACTTTTTGCTTTGTTCATACTTTTAGTAAGGCATAATTTATGTATAATAAAACGTACAGACCATAAGGGCTCAGTTAATGAATTTTGACCCAGGCATACGCCCATGTAACCACTATCCAAAATATAGGACATTTCCGTCTCCCTAGAAGGTTCTTGTGTGACCTTTTCAGTTAAATTCCCTCAGAGGTAACCATTTTCTGACTCCTATCTCTGTAGATTACTTTTGCTGTTCTTGTATTCACACAAAGGGTATCATGGAGTATGCATTTTGTTTTGGTGACTCGTTtttttcactcaggataatgtcaGATTTATCCGTTACTGTTCGTATCTGTGGCTCCTTTATTGCtcagtagtattcctttgtgtgaatagaccacagTTTGCTTAGCCATTTTCCTGTTGATGGGCGTTTGGGTTGTCTCCAGTGTTTGGATATTATGAATAAAGCCGCTGTATagatttttgtcattttgttagCATATGTCTTCATTTCTGTATAAATAGGAATAAAATTCTTGGGTCATAGACAGTTATTGGCTAATTTTATAAGATGTTGCCCAAGAGTTCTCCCTAATGGTTGAAAATTTTTATATTCTAATGAGCTGTACAGGAAAGTTCCAGTAGGTCCATATCTGTGCAGACGTTAGGTGTTGTCAGTCTTTCTGGTTTTAGTGTTTATGACCTtgctgactaatgatgttgaacatctttaaTGGTGTGCTTATTTAAAGaactcttccccccccccccccccccccgtgccAAGAATCTCATGGTAACATTTGTGCCTACCTAATTGGAGCTTGCTGGCTGgcttcaaacatttttttttacttagttgGTTAAAGTGAGTTTGGGTCATTTCAAAGCAGATCTCTAGTCATTGAAGGAAGTAAGCTTTGGTGGTACAAAGATGGATAACAGTGTTACCGTGATAGAACTAATGCAGGCATTTTGCTGGGAGTGATGGGGAAGGACTGTTGATAGGGTTCTGTGTGAGCAGCCTGGAGTCTGATGAATGAGGAGAAGGGAGAGGTAGGAGGTGAGGCTCAATATGGGCAAGGGCTGGCACTTGCTGGTTCTCCCAGGTCATAAGGAAGAGTTTGGCGTTGATGCTAAGAGCAGTGGGGAGCCACTTGGTGATTTCAAGCAGGTGAGTGACCCAACTCATTCTGCCTCTGTGGGTTCTGAGTGTCTTCCTTCTATATGGAGTGGTCTCGGTCctttcagaggagccctggtggctcagtagttaagtgctcagcttctaactgaaatgtcagcaggtctaacctaccagctgctccaccagagagatgtggcagtctgcttttttaaagattatagccttggaaaccatatggggaggttcttctctgtcctgtagggtctctatgagtcagaattgacttaacagccatggtttgggtttggttgggGGTTCCTGCAAGCTGGAATGTTCTAAGAAGCTGGATGACAATTGTCATCCCAGATGCCTAGCTAATGTTGTATCTTTCCTTCTGTGTCTCCCTCCAGGCCTCCACCGCTATGTCTGGCTGGTTTATGAGCAGGACAGGCCACTGAAGTGTGACGAGCCCATTCTTAGCAACCGATCTGGAGACAACCGTGGCAAATTCAAGGTGGCATCCTTCCGCAAAAAGTATGGGCTCAGGTCCCCAATTGCGGGCACGTGTTACCAGGCCGAATGGGATGACTACGTGCCCAAACTGTATGAGCAGCTGTCAGGGAAGTAGGGAAAAGCTGAGAAAGGATATCCTTCCAGAGTCCCCAAGCAGTGTTCTCAAGTTTAGTAATGCATGTAGATTTCTCCTCTTCCCGGCTCCCATTGTCACAGGTGAGACTTAGAAGTCAGATAGTGGTTTAGGGCCTTTTCCTGCTGCCTGTCCTTTATATTTCTAGAAGGTCATGCATCCCTGTTGGTTTTGATCAAATTTGAACGCCATTTGGGGGGATGTTTTGGTACTCTGATGGGGCCATCAAATTGTTATTATAAAAATAGCAACCCagaatttaaagaagaaaaaaatccaggtAAAAAGACCAAGTCTGTAGCAGTAGAGCAAAGCATCAGTGAATCTTCAAGGGAGGCCCACTTTTCTGTTGTTGAGGCCGGGCCTTCTGGACAAGCGGCAGTGCCAGGCAGGGAGGTTTGTCAGGAGTCCTTAAATCTGTGCTTGTGAAATTGGTCAGTCTTCATCGGTGTAAGTAACGCTGATCTGGAGCTACCGAATGTTGTGTTAATTCTGCTCTTTGCTTATagttgaataaaaataaaacaagtggACTAACCAGGACTATCcagatatttttcctttttgggtCTGCCGTTACATAAACGTGGAGTGCCAAGAGACAACCTCTAAGGATGAATACACCCATTTCCCTGACCAGCAGTAACACTTGGATCTGACCCCGGGATGATACGGATGGCCTGCGTATACCTGTGCTATTAAGCTACAGCGAGAGCAATTATTCATACttgaggtttttttaaaaaaatcatacaagCGTTAGGCCATGTCGTCTTGCCCCAAAAGCACCTTTGCATTGGAAATAGTCATTTCAGCCTGAGAATGACATTTTAAAGAAGCCGACTGAAAACCTTTCCTGTTGGTGAGGCTGTGTGCACACTCCATAACGGTGGCCAGTAAGGGGCTTACACCTCTCCTGGTCCTGCTTTTATCCACATAGAATCAGCATtaacaaaaaaaagggaaatgctGGGGAGAAGACCAACTGTTTCACGCCACCAGCTGTACTAAAAGAGGGAAGGGAACGATTAGAAGGTCCTTATCAGTATGATCCGGTCTCCCTGATGGAGGAGGAGATCTTGAATTGGGCCTGACAAGTGCAAAGCAAAGCTGGGCCTTTCCTCCACCTTTAACTCCAACACCCCGTCTTCTTAAAAAACTGTGGGAAACATTGCCTCACTCCATCTCTGGATCCTATTTTTTGGTAACCTTTGGggatttaaaattcagtttttaaATAGTAAGATTTTGTCAAACAAAAGttgtgaaaagaaaaaacagcaaCTATCCTGTTGACCttcagaataaattttaaaagtaataaataCACATGGGTAGAAAATGCAGATGGTAGAGGAAGAAAATGCCTTTTACCTGCCAGTCTCCCTATTCAATTGGAGTTAACAGTTCCTTGTGTTTTCTTCCAGGAGGAAATTTAAGTACACTTAACCAGCATGGAGCTATATATTTATCCTTAAAAAACTATCTTATTATACACATTGGTATACATTGTTGAGCACTTTGTTTTTTTGACTGATGTACCTTCATGTGACATATCTTCAGTTAACAAGTCACTACATACAGTTTCAGTTCGTTATTTGGAACAAATGTTTGGTTTTATGGATGTTCCATAGTACATTAAACTAGTTTCCTCCATCGCCAACTCGTGATTATTTCTCATTATCTGCTATTATATAAACAGTGCCTCAGTGACCATCTTTCTATATGTATACAATACTTTTGTAAGTAACTCTGTGGGGTAAATGCCTAACATTGAGATACTTGGTCAAAGGGCATACACCTTTCAATTCTGATACTGGCAGCTCTCCCCAGAAATATGGCACTGATTATATTCACATCAGTGGTATGCGAAAGTACCTGTTTTCCCATACTCTTAGCAGTTTGGTGTCTTAAGCTTTGAACATTTTGCCAATTTgatgtttatatatatttaaaaccatTTATTGGTTTTCTTTAAATGCCTACTTTCTATGAGACCTTTTGTCTTGCTAATCATAGTGCTTTTTTAATCCCATAATATAAAGATGAGTGAGTAATTATAATTATTAGTTTCCTTTTACAGGTATGGGCTCATAAATTATTCAGAAAAAAAGGTGAACAACCCAAACAAAAAAGGTGAAGTATATGTACATAAAGCTCACATTAAGAATAATATGAAAAGTCATATTAATAACCTTAGAAACAAGCAGATACCAGTGTTCACCTATTAAATCAGAGGTGGTGTCACCTCGCTTCAAGACACCTAGCTAGGAAGGGGGTGAGCCTGGTTCTAAACCCAGCTCTGGCCTCAAGCCCAACTCGCCTTGAGACTGAGCTTCCTTGCAAAAAGGGGGTGAACTGTCAATGCCTTCCCTACTCCACAGAGTTGTTTGAGAACACCAGAATGATTTGGTGAGATTAAgtgaattaatacatgtaaatgATTTAACTTGACCTGATTGACATGTATTGATCATTTTAAGGAACAAAGTCTGTAAACAACCCAGCTTCCTCAAATCTGTTCCCTGGCTACATGTTTACCAAGAGTGTACTTACAAGGGTTTAGAATAAAGAGATAAGAGTCTCTACCCTGTTATCACAGTATGGCTTTAGCAACACTGCCAGGAGCCGATGTTTATAACAATTCTGCAACCACACAGCATTCTGAGCTGGTGACAGAACATATGTCTGACATGCCATTTAGCCTGGAAACCTTAAATTGAACCCTGATGAATAGACGAGACCAGATCTCAGAAACACAGGATTGTTGCCTTTCCAGTATTTAAACATGGTAGTACATGACCCAGATCTTCTGGGTCAGGGAACACAGGGCTACTGTTCTTAAATTGGCACAACGCCAAACGGCCTCAATGTCTATTTAAAACCCTCCTGGGGTTTGCAGTTGCTCCTGGTGCAGGGACCAAATCCTTAACGTGGCCAGCAAGGCTCAGTATGATCTGACCTCCGCTTGCCTTTCTAGGCTCACGCCACTTGTTTTCTCACTCAGTAAACCAGCCTCGCTGTCCTCCCAGTTTCTTGAACATACCAAGCTACTTACTTCCAGACTTGGTCCTTTACAAATGCTGCCCGGagtcttcttccccttccatttcTTTGACAGTATCCCATTCACCCTTGTAGTATCCCTCCCTTAACTGACCTTCACGGAACCCTCTGACTAAGCTGGAGCCTCCTGAACTACTCTATTTCaatctggcaacctgcttccataaagatga
Proteins encoded in this window:
- the PEBP1 gene encoding phosphatidylethanolamine-binding protein 1, whose amino-acid sequence is MPVDLSKWSGSLSLQEVDERPQQPLQVKYGGAEIDELGKVLTPTQVKNRPTSIAWDGLDSGKLYTLVLTDPDAPSRKDPKYREWHHFLVVNMKGNDISSGTVLSDYVGSGPPKGTGLHRYVWLVYEQDRPLKCDEPILSNRSGDNRGKFKVASFRKKYGLRSPIAGTCYQAEWDDYVPKLYEQLSGK